A section of the Tenrec ecaudatus isolate mTenEca1 chromosome 15, mTenEca1.hap1, whole genome shotgun sequence genome encodes:
- the LOC142427539 gene encoding regulator of microtubule dynamics protein 2-like, translating to MYVTVNTDTEEQGFPVPKAFNAHVEKLTLEALLQKADHLRTTESGKVESFELLCDHKEKFKEEIEFIWRLTRAYTDMYDLSTNVQEKKHYANIGKTLGEKGVMKAPTNGYCHMWFAILCGYVSEFEGLQNKVNYGHRFKEHLDKAIQLLPEEPHLYYLKGRYCYTVSKLNWIEKKMAITLFGRVPTSTVGEALHNFLKAEELHPGYSKSNYLYLAKCSIDLNKKKDAVEFCKLGLSLSSVTKEDKEIQKATENIITSLKR from the coding sequence ATGTATGTTACCGTGAATACTGACACAGAAGAGCAGGGCTTTCCGGTCCCTAAGGCATTTAACGCACACGTGGAGAAATTAACCTTAGAAGCCCTTCTGCAGAAGGCAGATCACTTACGTACGACCGAGTCTGGCAAGGTGGAGAGCTTTGAACTACTTTGTGACCATAAGGAAAAgtttaaagaagaaatagagttTATTTGGCGGCTAACTCGTGCTTACACGGACATGTATGATTTATCTACAAATGTACAAGAAAAGAAACATTATGCTAATATTGGAAAAACGTTGGGTGAAAAAGGTGTTATGAAAGCACCCACGAATGGATATTGTCATATGTGGTTTGCAATTTTGTGCGGCTATGTATCTGAGTTTGAGGGTTTGCAAAACAAAGTCAACTATGGCCATCGCTTCAAGGAACATCTTGATAAAGCAATCCAATTACTACCTGAAGAACCCCATTTGTATTACCTCAAAGGAAGATACTGCTATACTGTCTCAAAACTTAACTGGATTGAGAAAAAAATGGCTATTACTCTGTTTGGAAGAGTACCAACATCAACCGTTGGAGAAGCTTTGCACAATTTCCTTAAGGCTGAAGAACTGCATCCTGGTTATTCCAAGTCCAATTATTTATATTTGGCAAAGTGCTCTATAGATCTTAATAAAAAGAAGGATGCTGTGGAGTTCTGTAAATTGGGATTGTCACTTTCTTCAGTTACCAAAGAGGATAAAGAAATACAGAAAGCAACAGAAAATATTATCACCTCCTTGAAGAGATAA